GAACCTAAGAATTCTTTTATCATTCACTCTTCTATTTTCTTGAACTCTCTTTCGCTTACTTAGAATATCTCTGAAATTGGAAAAAACTGAGGCTATTGCTGATTTGAAGCTTAGTAAATAACCTCGTTTACCTGACATAGCTAAGACTATTCCTTCAAAAAGTCTGAATGATAAAAAGACCGGAAGCAATAGAATCAGATTCTTCAGACTTAGGACTTTGATTAATGTGAATGCCATATTTCTTACTCCAAAGAACCTGCGAAAAGGGGAAGGTCTTCCGAAAGACCCTCCAAAATCATGATAGACAACTGAAGACGGTACGTATACGACTCTAAAACCTGAAAGCCAAGCCCTCAGACATAGATCTACTTCCTCGCAATAAGCAAAGTACTTTGCATCAAAACCTCCAAGCTCATCAAATGTTTTTTTCTCTATCATTAGGGCTGCTCCAGAAACATAAGCAACATCCTCTGGTCTATCAAATTGGCCTCTATCCATCTCAAGGAAGCCCCGATCTATCGGTACAGAGAACAAATTCAATGCTCCTCCAGCTGAATATAATCGGTCCTTTGTTTTGCCAAACAATATTTTACCACCGCAAATAGTTACATCATGTCTTGAACAAACACCAACAAGGGGTTCAATCCAATCTTTTGAGACTTGAACATCATTATTCATGAAGATGATGTACTCGCCCTTAGCAAACTTTGCACCTTTATTGCAACCTCCTGCATAACCCAAATTCATTTTAGATTGCAGCACATTAACTGAAGGAAAATTTTGTGAAACAAAATCAAGGCTATCATCTTCAGATGCATTATCGACCATAATAATTTCGATATTTGGATAAGCGCTCTCAATTAAAGATGAGAGACATTTCTCAAGGAGATGTCTACCATTATGGTTTACAATGATGATGCTAATACTGGATTTAATGCTACCTAATTTTTTAGCCATTATATATCATCATGAACAATAATCAAGTGCGCTTTAGAATCTCCATATATAAAGCCTCTAGCATATCCAAGGATTTTCCCCAATTGAATTTTGATACTTTGGCCTTTGCAGCCTTTCCCATTCTAATAATAGCTTTATTATCATTAAGAAGCTTACATACAGCAGCAGAGATCTCTTCTGGAGATCTTGGTCTAACAAGCAACCCAGATTCTTCGTGGGCGATAATCTCTGGAAGTGAACCAGCATTCGAGGCTACAATTGGCTTTTCCATCGCTGCAGATTCAGCAGCTGAATATCCAAACCCTTCGCTAAGTGAGGGGACGACAACAAGATCGGCTAATGATATATAC
This is a stretch of genomic DNA from Candidatus Bathyarchaeota archaeon. It encodes these proteins:
- a CDS encoding glycosyltransferase family 2 protein; its protein translation is MAKKLGSIKSSISIIIVNHNGRHLLEKCLSSLIESAYPNIEIIMVDNASEDDSLDFVSQNFPSVNVLQSKMNLGYAGGCNKGAKFAKGEYIIFMNNDVQVSKDWIEPLVGVCSRHDVTICGGKILFGKTKDRLYSAGGALNLFSVPIDRGFLEMDRGQFDRPEDVAYVSGAALMIEKKTFDELGGFDAKYFAYCEEVDLCLRAWLSGFRVVYVPSSVVYHDFGGSFGRPSPFRRFFGVRNMAFTLIKVLSLKNLILLLPVFLSFRLFEGIVLAMSGKRGYLLSFKSAIASVFSNFRDILSKRKRVQENRRVNDKRILRFFLHIRWMTFIFKKNILRSVF
- a CDS encoding glycosyltransferase yields the protein LDLLKELGLKGYNVYMFYGRPGISKGVEYLVVAAKLIKKKMKKSKLLMILGKEPKRKYEKILCMIDEFKLADHICLLDPLPYDDLPKYISLADLVVVPSLSEGFGYSAAESAAMEKPIVASNAGSLPEIIAHEESGLLVRPRSPEEISAAVCKLLNDNKAIIRMGKAAKAKVSKFNWGKSLDMLEALYMEILKRT